Genomic window (Staphylococcus debuckii):
TTTAAAAGTATTAAGTGATGAAGGTGCAGATATTGTGGAAATCGGATTACCATTCTCTGATCCTGTGGCTGATGGTCCAACTATTATGGAAGCAGGCAACAAAGCGATTGAAGAAGGTATGAACGCGCATAAAATTCTACAAGAATTGAAAGCACATAAAGAAGAATTAGAAGATACAAAATATGTACTAATGACATATTATAATATTATTCTGCATTACGGAGAAGAAAAATTTATCCAAGATTGCGAAGAAGCAGGCGTATATGGATTGATTATTCCTGATTTACCATTTGAATTAGGTGAACAATTGAAAGAGCGTTTTAAAGACAGTAAAGTTAAGATTATTTCTTTAATTGCGATGACCGCTTCAGATGACCGCATTCAAAAGATTGCACAACATGCCGAAGGATTTATCTACACGGTAACAATGAACGCAACAACTGGAGAAAACGGACAGTTCCATCCAGAATTGCGTAATAAAATCGAATACATTCAAGAAAATGCTGAAGTACCAGTAGTAGCTGGCTTCGGCATCAGAAATCCAGAACAAGTAGCTACACTTTCTGAATTTACAGATGGTATTGTCATCGGCAGTGAAATCGTAAAACGTTTTGCTAATGACAGCGAAACATCCATTCGTGAATATTTACAAAGCATTCGTCGTGCCTTAGATGAAACGAAAGCAGCAGCAAATTCATAAATAAAATATTAATCGGGATTAAGAGGATTAGGGCATTCATTTGCTCTGATCCTCTTTCTCATTTTTCAGGTGTTATCTTAAGCAACATCTACTACTGCATGTTATGATAGAGGGACGAGGAAAAATATGAACTTGCTGATAATCGACATTAAAACATATTAAAGAAAAATTAATGTTATAACACTGCACCGAATACATAAAATTCATTCCTTATTTTGAATGGTTACAATTTTAGTTTTTTATACGGGTATTGTATAATGATTAAGATTGAAATCCATAATTGCAAATGATAAATAAGATAGAGAATACGAATTAGGAGTTATTAAAATATGAAGTTTACCAATTTGACTACAGCTGAATTCGGAGCATTTACTGATAAAATGCCATACAGCCATTTTACCCAAATGGTAGGCAACTATGAGTTGAAAGTTGCTGAAGGAACTGAAACACATCTAGTTGGTGTGAAAGATAATGATGACAATGTGATTGCAGCTTGTCTGCTTACAGCTGTACCAGTAATGAAATTTTTTAAATATTTCTATTCAAATAGAGGTCCTGTTATCGATTATGATAACAAAGAACTGGTTCATTATTTCTTCAGAGAATTAAAAGCTTATGTTAAACAATATAACGCATTGTACTTGCGTGTTGATCCATACTTACCATATCAATATCGTAATCACGATGGTGAAATTACGGGTAATGCTGGGAATGACTGGATTTTTGATAAAATGGAAGACTTAGGTTATCATCATCAAGGTTTTACAACAGGCTTTGATCCGATTATTCAAATCCGTTTCCATTCAGTCTTAGACTTAAAAGACAAATCACCGCAAGATGTACTTAAAGGAATGGACAGCTTGCGTAAACGTAATACTAAGAAAGTAAAACGAAATGGTGTTAAAATCCGCTTCTTAGGTGAAGAAGATATGGATATCTTCCGAGGATTTATGGAAGACACGGCTGAAGCAAAGGATTTTGATGATCGCGAAGATGAGTTTTACTACCATCGTTTGAAACATTATAAAGACCGTGTATTAGTGCCAATGGCTTATATTGATTTCGATGAATACTTGAATGAGTTAGGAACTGAACAAAAGAATTTGGAAAAAGAAATCAATAAAGCCGAAAAAGATTTGAATAAAAATCCAGATAATCAAAAAGCTGCGAAAAAGAAAGCAAATCTTGAAAAACAATTAGAAGCACACCACCAAAAAGTAGCAGAAGCAAAAGAATTACAGCAAAAACATGGGAATGAACTGCCGATTTCAGCCGGCTTCTTTATCATCAATCCATTCGAAGTCGTTTATTATGCAGGCGGTACTGCGAATGAGTTCCGTCATTTTGCCGGCAGTTACGCTGTACAATGGGAAATGATTAATTATGCTATCGAGCATGGTATTAATCGTTATAACTTTTACGGAATCAGCGGTCACTTCACAGATGATGCTGAAGACGCTGGTGTTGTGAAATTTAAAAAAGGATTTAATGCAGATGTAATTGAGTATGTTGGAGACTTTATTGCACCTATTAATAAGCCAATGTATAAACTTTATACAACTTTGAAGAAAATCAAAGATAGATAAACATATGGTAGAAGGGAAATAAATCAATGAAATTTACAGAGTTGACAGTTAAAGAATACGACAATTTTGTTCAAAATCCATCACTTGAAAGCCACTATTTTCAAACTAAAGAGAACATAGGGACACGTGAAGCTGACGGTTTTGAAGTAGTGTTATTAGGGATTAAGAATGATGACAACCAAGTAATCGCAGCAAGTTTATTCTCTAAAATACCGACTATGGGAAGTTATGTTT
Coding sequences:
- the trpA gene encoding tryptophan synthase subunit alpha; the encoded protein is MSKLFIPYIMGNKDFISNLKVLSDEGADIVEIGLPFSDPVADGPTIMEAGNKAIEEGMNAHKILQELKAHKEELEDTKYVLMTYYNIILHYGEEKFIQDCEEAGVYGLIIPDLPFELGEQLKERFKDSKVKIISLIAMTASDDRIQKIAQHAEGFIYTVTMNATTGENGQFHPELRNKIEYIQENAEVPVVAGFGIRNPEQVATLSEFTDGIVIGSEIVKRFANDSETSIREYLQSIRRALDETKAAANS
- a CDS encoding aminoacyltransferase, whose translation is MKFTNLTTAEFGAFTDKMPYSHFTQMVGNYELKVAEGTETHLVGVKDNDDNVIAACLLTAVPVMKFFKYFYSNRGPVIDYDNKELVHYFFRELKAYVKQYNALYLRVDPYLPYQYRNHDGEITGNAGNDWIFDKMEDLGYHHQGFTTGFDPIIQIRFHSVLDLKDKSPQDVLKGMDSLRKRNTKKVKRNGVKIRFLGEEDMDIFRGFMEDTAEAKDFDDREDEFYYHRLKHYKDRVLVPMAYIDFDEYLNELGTEQKNLEKEINKAEKDLNKNPDNQKAAKKKANLEKQLEAHHQKVAEAKELQQKHGNELPISAGFFIINPFEVVYYAGGTANEFRHFAGSYAVQWEMINYAIEHGINRYNFYGISGHFTDDAEDAGVVKFKKGFNADVIEYVGDFIAPINKPMYKLYTTLKKIKDR